In bacterium, a single genomic region encodes these proteins:
- a CDS encoding gamma-glutamyl-gamma-aminobutyrate hydrolase family protein, whose protein sequence is MASSSETQRPLIGITTYGPEVEGLLAAFSLPQAYVDAVAASGGVPVLVTPSAAPVGVLLARLDALIIAGGGDLDPALYQGPEHEAVYMINPARDEFEMTITRAALERENLPVLGICRGAQVLNLVLGGDLEVHVPDTFGETVLHRLPPRLPTHHPVRLEAGCALEKIYAQLEFPVCSWHHQAIRRLGSGVRVVGSAADGVVEAIEVEDHPWALGVQWHPEMQVPEDPIQKRLFDAVVARARGDR, encoded by the coding sequence GTGGCTAGTTCGTCCGAAACACAGCGGCCGCTCATCGGCATCACGACCTACGGTCCGGAAGTCGAGGGACTCCTGGCAGCGTTCTCTCTGCCCCAGGCCTATGTCGATGCAGTTGCCGCTTCCGGTGGCGTGCCGGTCCTGGTCACGCCTTCGGCCGCGCCCGTCGGTGTTCTGCTCGCGCGCCTCGACGCATTGATCATCGCCGGGGGTGGTGATCTCGACCCCGCGCTGTACCAGGGTCCCGAGCACGAAGCCGTGTACATGATCAACCCGGCGCGCGACGAGTTCGAGATGACCATCACACGGGCCGCCCTGGAACGCGAGAACCTGCCTGTATTGGGGATCTGTCGCGGTGCACAGGTCCTGAATCTGGTACTGGGCGGGGATCTGGAAGTGCACGTTCCGGATACGTTTGGCGAGACCGTCCTGCACCGTCTGCCCCCGCGTCTGCCCACCCATCATCCGGTCCGCCTGGAGGCGGGTTGTGCGCTGGAGAAGATCTACGCCCAACTGGAATTTCCCGTCTGTTCCTGGCACCACCAGGCGATTCGCCGCCTGGGAAGCGGCGTGCGCGTCGTCGGATCCGCGGCCGACGGTGTGGTCGAGGCGATCGAGGTCGAAGACCATCCCTGGGCGCTGGGTGTACAGTGGCACCCCGAGATGCAAGTGCCTGAGGATCCGATTCAGAAACGGCTCTTCGACGCCGTGGTCGCCCGCGCGCGAGGAGATCGTTGA
- a CDS encoding glutamine synthetase — translation MNKRRAELGRLTRDALEAKIETEEIETVLTVFPDLYGRLIGKRITGHFFVEETADHGMHCCDYLLACDMEMDPVPGYAYTSWESGYGDFQCLPDWSTLRVASWLDRTAIVICDIVDEAKNEPVAVAPRQILKNQLERLSDLGYSAMGASELEFFAFRDSYAGAREKGYQKLETYGNYVEDYHVLQGTQIEPLVGEIRRQLDDSGIPVEFSKGEWGPGQQEINLRYCEMLEMADRHVLYKNAAKEIAAAQDLSITFMAKWDESMAGSSMHVHTSLWNAGKLPTSAFAGSETPIPGTEIDASPLFRHWLAGLIEHAREITLFLAPNVNSYKRFVAGTFAPTAIGWAFDNRTAGFRIVGHGKSLRTECRIPGADANPYLAFAALIAAGLDGIERELEPPPIFAGNLYEMEDLEQVPRTLGEAIEEVEKSSFLRKAFGDDVIEHYLHFAHTEKSKFDSAVTTWERERFFERG, via the coding sequence ATGAACAAACGACGCGCAGAACTCGGACGCCTCACTCGGGACGCGCTCGAGGCGAAAATCGAAACCGAAGAGATCGAAACCGTCCTGACGGTATTTCCGGACCTCTACGGGCGTTTGATCGGCAAGCGCATCACGGGTCATTTCTTCGTCGAGGAGACCGCCGACCACGGTATGCACTGCTGCGATTACCTGCTGGCCTGCGATATGGAGATGGACCCGGTGCCCGGTTATGCCTACACGTCCTGGGAATCCGGCTACGGCGACTTCCAGTGCCTGCCGGATTGGTCGACCCTGCGCGTGGCGAGCTGGCTCGACCGCACCGCGATCGTGATCTGCGACATCGTCGACGAGGCGAAGAACGAGCCCGTGGCGGTTGCGCCGCGACAGATTCTGAAGAACCAGCTGGAGCGGCTTTCGGATCTCGGATACTCGGCGATGGGGGCGTCGGAGCTGGAATTCTTCGCGTTCCGCGACTCCTACGCGGGCGCGCGCGAGAAGGGCTACCAGAAGCTCGAAACCTACGGGAACTACGTCGAGGACTATCACGTGCTCCAGGGCACGCAGATCGAACCGCTGGTCGGTGAGATCCGCCGCCAACTCGACGACTCCGGAATCCCCGTGGAGTTCAGCAAAGGGGAATGGGGTCCGGGACAGCAGGAGATCAACCTGCGCTACTGCGAAATGCTCGAGATGGCCGACCGCCACGTGCTGTACAAGAACGCGGCCAAGGAGATCGCAGCCGCTCAGGATCTATCGATCACGTTCATGGCGAAGTGGGACGAATCCATGGCCGGTAGCAGCATGCACGTCCACACCAGTCTGTGGAATGCGGGCAAGCTGCCGACCTCTGCCTTTGCGGGCAGCGAGACACCGATCCCGGGAACCGAGATCGATGCCTCACCGCTGTTCCGCCACTGGTTGGCGGGACTGATCGAACACGCCCGCGAGATCACGCTCTTCCTCGCGCCCAACGTCAACTCGTACAAGCGCTTCGTGGCCGGAACGTTTGCACCGACGGCGATCGGTTGGGCTTTCGACAATCGCACGGCCGGTTTCCGCATCGTCGGTCACGGCAAGTCGTTGCGCACCGAGTGCCGCATCCCGGGCGCCGACGCCAATCCCTACCTGGCTTTCGCAGCGCTGATCGCGGCGGGCCTCGACGGCATCGAGCGAGAACTCGAGCCACCCCCCATCTTCGCAGGCAATCTGTACGAAATGGAAGACTTGGAGCAGGTGCCGCGAACCCTCGGCGAAGCGATCGAAGAGGTCGAAAAGAGTAGTTTTCTGCGCAAGGCGTTCGGCGACGATGTGATCGAGCACTACCTGCACTTCGCGCATACCGAGAAATCGAAGTTCGACTCGGCGGTTACGACCTGGGAACGGGAGCGATTCTTCGAGCGTGGCTAG
- a CDS encoding alpha/beta hydrolase → MNSGLPGPTSHTYFSQRLRLHYVDWGNEDAPPLLLVHGGRDHCRNWDWVVAALRDRYHIIAPDLRGHGDSQWVTSTGYSMIDYVYDIAQLIDQKKLAPLTIIGHSLGGAVSLMYSGIFPDNVVRLVAVEGLGPSPEMAKKRVQRPAHERMQEWVESHRKMAGRRPRHYASIEEAVSRMQEANPHLTPEQAHHLTVHGVNQNEDGSYSWKFDNYVRSSSPYTFNLREARELWGRIHCPTLLVRGVESWASDPEKDGRAAQLPNARVVNIEGAAHWVHHDQLETFLSEVTAFLEES, encoded by the coding sequence ATGAATAGCGGACTGCCCGGACCGACTTCGCACACGTATTTCTCTCAGCGGCTGCGGCTCCACTATGTGGACTGGGGCAATGAAGACGCCCCGCCGCTGCTGCTGGTGCACGGGGGGCGCGATCACTGCCGAAACTGGGATTGGGTCGTGGCGGCCCTGCGGGATCGCTATCACATCATCGCCCCGGATCTGCGCGGACACGGCGATTCCCAGTGGGTCACGAGTACCGGCTACTCGATGATCGACTACGTCTACGATATCGCGCAGCTGATCGATCAGAAGAAGCTGGCCCCGCTCACGATCATCGGGCACTCCCTGGGAGGGGCCGTCAGTCTGATGTACTCGGGAATCTTCCCGGACAACGTCGTGCGCCTGGTCGCGGTCGAGGGCCTGGGCCCGTCTCCGGAAATGGCCAAGAAGCGCGTCCAGCGCCCCGCGCACGAACGCATGCAGGAGTGGGTCGAGTCGCATCGCAAGATGGCCGGGCGGCGACCCCGTCACTACGCGAGCATCGAAGAAGCGGTCTCACGCATGCAGGAAGCCAATCCGCACCTCACGCCGGAGCAGGCGCACCACCTGACAGTACACGGAGTGAACCAGAACGAAGACGGCAGCTATAGCTGGAAGTTCGACAACTACGTGCGCTCGTCTTCGCCCTATACCTTCAACCTGCGCGAAGCTCGGGAACTCTGGGGACGAATCCACTGCCCCACTCTTCTGGTGCGCGGGGTGGAGAGCTGGGCGAGCGATCCCGAAAAAGACGGTCGGGCGGCCCAACTGCCCAATGCGCGAGTGGTCAACATCGAAGGCGCCGCGCACTGGGTACATCACGATCAACTCGAGACCTTCTTGTCGGAGGTCACGGCGTTTCTGGAGGAGTCGTGA
- a CDS encoding amidohydrolase family protein has product MIRLMLTLALVGGTVHTGTGPAIENATLLIEGNRVEAVGTDLSIPADAERIDVRGRIITPGFVDASSRLGVNEVSLEASSVEATLPKDHDPIRAALRVVDTFNPASFTLPAARAAGITSAVVMPSGGLVSGVSIWADLIEEQPVRSAALALHVNVGSGRGRGSRSVAFLRLREAFQDARVYHGNRGPYIARRLRNLSVSAADVEVLRRALDGELPVVFAVDRASDIETVLAFAREHRLSAVLSGAAEGWRVADAIAKAKVPVIVNPLLNLPSSFSRLQSRSDNALRLHQAGVRVVFAQAGASHLAHRLRHIAGVAVANNYPPEAAMAAITRNPARVFGMKDTGTLRKGALANLVVWNGDPFELTTWAERVFVRGVEVDLQTRQDLLTERYRPVTTPPETP; this is encoded by the coding sequence GTGATTCGTCTGATGCTCACGCTGGCTCTGGTCGGAGGCACCGTTCACACCGGGACCGGTCCCGCGATCGAAAACGCGACTCTTCTGATCGAAGGCAATCGCGTGGAGGCGGTCGGCACCGATCTGAGTATTCCGGCCGATGCCGAGCGGATCGACGTGCGCGGTCGCATCATCACACCCGGATTCGTCGACGCCTCTTCGCGCCTGGGCGTGAACGAGGTTTCGCTCGAGGCGTCGTCGGTGGAAGCGACTCTGCCCAAAGACCACGATCCGATTCGCGCGGCCTTGCGCGTCGTCGATACCTTCAACCCCGCTTCGTTCACGCTGCCCGCCGCCCGCGCAGCCGGAATTACTTCGGCCGTGGTCATGCCGTCGGGCGGACTGGTTTCCGGAGTCTCGATCTGGGCGGATCTGATCGAAGAGCAACCGGTGCGAAGCGCGGCGCTGGCCTTGCACGTGAATGTGGGTTCGGGTCGCGGTCGCGGTTCCCGTTCAGTGGCCTTCCTACGCCTGCGCGAAGCCTTCCAGGACGCGCGCGTGTATCACGGCAATCGCGGTCCCTATATCGCCCGACGTCTGCGGAACCTCTCGGTGTCGGCCGCCGATGTCGAAGTCCTGCGCCGTGCACTCGACGGAGAGCTGCCCGTGGTCTTCGCGGTCGATCGCGCCAGCGACATCGAAACGGTCCTGGCGTTTGCACGCGAGCATCGCCTGAGTGCCGTTCTGTCGGGTGCCGCCGAGGGCTGGCGTGTCGCGGATGCGATCGCGAAAGCGAAGGTGCCGGTAATCGTGAACCCACTGCTCAACCTGCCTTCGAGTTTTTCCCGCCTGCAAAGCCGCTCCGACAACGCCCTGCGCCTGCATCAGGCCGGGGTCCGCGTGGTTTTCGCGCAGGCCGGTGCCTCGCATCTGGCGCATCGCCTGCGCCATATCGCCGGCGTGGCGGTGGCCAATAACTATCCCCCTGAAGCGGCGATGGCCGCAATCACCCGCAATCCCGCGCGAGTATTCGGGATGAAGGACACGGGAACCCTGCGCAAGGGAGCGCTCGCAAATCTCGTGGTCTGGAACGGAGATCCGTTCGAACTGACGACCTGGGCCGAGCGGGTCTTCGTGCGGGGAGTCGAGGTCGATCTTCAGACCCGTCAGGATTTGCTGACCGAACGCTATCGACCGGTCACGACTCCTCCAGAAACGCCGTGA